In Spirochaeta thermophila DSM 6578, the DNA window CGGCCCCCTCCGCCAGGTCGGCCCACACCTCCACCAGGGCCTCGGCCCCGTTGCGCACGTCCATCTGGTAGGAACGCCTATTCCCAAAGGCCGGAGCTGATCCGGCCGCATCCCTGAAGGGGCCGTAGAGCCTGGAGGCGTACTTCGCCGCATAGGAGAGGATCCTCACCCCGGACAGGCCTCTCCCGTCGAGGGCCCTGCGTATCGCCTCGACCTGACCGTCCATCATGGCAGACGGCGCCACCCAGTCCGCCCCCGCCTCACCATGGACCACGGCCATCCGGGCGAGGAGGAGCACGCTCTCGTCATTGCTCACCTCCTCCCCACGCACGAGGCCACAGTGGCCGTGCGAGGTGTAGCCACATACGCAGACGTCGGTGAAGACCTCCAGCTCGGGGAATCGCCGCTTGAGCTCGCGCACCGCTGTCGGGACAGGTCCATCCGCCCGAAGGGCCCACGAGGCCGCCTCGTCCTTGTACGAGGGGGGAACCACGCCGAAGAGGAGCACCTTTCGGATCCCGGCAGTCAGCAGGGCCTCTACCTCGTGGAGGAGGCTCTCGAGGCCATGACGGCAGACCCCCGGGAAGCCGGGAACGGGCTCCTTCCCCTTGCTCTCAGTGGTCACGAAGAGCGCCTGGATGAGCTGCTCACTTGACCATGTGGTTTCTGCGTGCCGATCTCTGGTGGCCTCGTCCTTTCTGAAGTGCCTAAGCGGTAACATCGCCCAGTGCCCTCCTTGTAGTGACTCCTGGGGTATGGATGCGGATCCCCGGTGGAAGGGCGCCAAAGCGCTCCCTGAAGACCCTCACGCCGGAGGGTGAGAGAAAGACCACCTCGTCGAAGGCGCCCACCTCCAGCGGAAGGGCCTCTGGATAGGAAGCAGGGACGGTATCGTAGAAGGGGACCGCATCCACGGTATTCCCACGTCGGGAAAGCTCCTCCTGCAAAAAGGGATCCGAGAGCGAGGAACAGGGGATGAGGATCTTCTCCCCCCTCCAGTCCTCCTGTGTTGCGAGCGAGATAAGCCCCTCCGCCGAGTCCTCCTCCGGGATGAGATCCGGAACGAGCCCCCGCTCCCTGAGTGCCTCGGCGGTCACCCTACCTATAGCGACCACGCGCTTGCCCGCAAGGAGGCGGAGATCACCGTGCTCCAGGAGGCGGTCCACGAAATGGACCACCCCATGGCGAGAGGTGAAGATGAGCATGGTGTATGAGGAGAGGCCTTCCATCACCTCCTGGACCCTCTTATCGCGTCGGGGGACCGTGGCGATGCACGGGATGTGCACCACCTCCCCCCGCGCCCGCCAGGGGGCAGCGCGCGTCCCGGTCACAAGGATGTGCGGACGGTCTTCCCACCACGACCGAGAGACGCCGGTGGCCCCCACCAGGAGGAGCGCGGGACGCGGGACGGATCCGGTCCACCGCGCGCCGTCCTCCAGTGTGAGGGAGAGGTGGGTCTGTTGGGGCCGGGCCGCCGCACTCACCACCACCACAGGGGTGTGAGGATCCCACCCCGCCTCCAGGAACCGGGCGCATATCCGGGGGAACTCCTCACCCGCCATGTAGTACACACAGGAAAGTCGCTCATCCGGCGGGGGGATGAGGGCCCGCTCCGGAGGATACCCTGTGGAGATGAGGAGGGAGGAGGCAC includes these proteins:
- the hemB gene encoding porphobilinogen synthase; the encoded protein is MLPLRHFRKDEATRDRHAETTWSSEQLIQALFVTTESKGKEPVPGFPGVCRHGLESLLHEVEALLTAGIRKVLLFGVVPPSYKDEAASWALRADGPVPTAVRELKRRFPELEVFTDVCVCGYTSHGHCGLVRGEEVSNDESVLLLARMAVVHGEAGADWVAPSAMMDGQVEAIRRALDGRGLSGVRILSYAAKYASRLYGPFRDAAGSAPAFGNRRSYQMDVRNGAEALVEVWADLAEGADAVMVKPALFYLDVIQRVRAAFPRVRLAAYLVSGEYAMLVRAEEEGSAPGAFREAVTAIFRAGADLLITYDTRRIASWGGDHA